In Paraburkholderia acidisoli, one DNA window encodes the following:
- a CDS encoding IclR family transcriptional regulator yields MSILETATTVLRLMAKEQRELSMIDLVDRLDMPKSSASRVLKQMTETGLLERDKKSLAYRPSMLLLELSHLVRASSSLIDMCAQALETLGARYGHTGYVSVLEGNDVVVLRVRPGSLAFRAMTNPGHRSASWATSTGRALLARETDESIRARFPLGLRPAHGAAADPAQADDARSPNRGPATVDALIEEIAATRSRGYALAQNEALYGVCSVGCAIADPSSGECLSFCLSFPSGAEEAATIAELGEAVRAEARTIGRSLGDPYWGAFAR; encoded by the coding sequence ATGAGCATCCTGGAAACTGCGACCACCGTGCTGCGCCTGATGGCGAAAGAGCAGCGCGAACTCTCGATGATCGACCTCGTCGATCGTCTCGACATGCCGAAAAGCTCGGCGTCGCGCGTCCTCAAGCAGATGACGGAAACCGGCCTGCTCGAACGCGACAAGAAATCGCTCGCGTACCGGCCTTCGATGCTGCTGCTCGAACTGAGCCATCTCGTGCGCGCGTCCAGTTCGCTGATCGACATGTGCGCGCAGGCGCTCGAAACGCTGGGCGCGCGGTACGGACACACGGGGTACGTCTCGGTGCTCGAGGGCAACGACGTCGTCGTGCTGCGCGTGCGCCCGGGCTCGCTCGCCTTCCGGGCCATGACGAATCCCGGCCATCGCTCGGCGTCGTGGGCAACCTCCACGGGGCGTGCGCTGCTCGCCCGCGAAACCGACGAAAGCATTCGCGCGCGCTTCCCGCTCGGCCTGCGGCCCGCGCACGGCGCGGCCGCCGACCCGGCGCAAGCCGACGACGCCCGCTCGCCCAACCGCGGCCCGGCCACGGTCGACGCGCTCATCGAAGAGATCGCCGCCACGCGCTCGCGCGGTTACGCGCTCGCGCAGAACGAAGCGCTTTACGGCGTGTGCTCGGTCGGGTGCGCGATCGCGGACCCGTCCAGCGGCGAATGCCTGTCGTTCTGCCTGAGCTTTCCGAGCGGCGCGGAGGAGGCCGCCACGATCGCCGAACTCGGCGAAGCC